In a single window of the Oceanispirochaeta sp. genome:
- a CDS encoding hydrogenase subunit MbhD domain-containing protein — MITVLMIVLGVMMIAGALLAVYMKNLTAAIIASGSVSLIASLMYLILAAPDVAMTEAAIGSGLTTVVFLYALSRMRGKKEEPRD; from the coding sequence ATGATTACTGTTTTAATGATTGTTCTGGGAGTCATGATGATTGCCGGAGCACTTCTGGCTGTTTATATGAAAAATCTGACCGCCGCCATCATTGCCAGCGGCTCTGTCAGTCTGATCGCATCTCTGATGTACCTCATTCTGGCCGCTCCAGATGTGGCTATGACAGAAGCGGCCATCGGTTCGGGATTGACCACGGTGGTCTTTCTATACGCCCTGAGCCGTATGAGAGGAAAGAAGGAGGAACCACGTGATTAG
- a CDS encoding Na(+)/H(+) antiporter subunit B translates to MISRWIAFIALILTALVLLPFVTMPVSEELTETAAYYLEKGPEELGAANLVTSIIVTYRGLDTLGEVAVLFFATTGVGLLLGKMGAREDKIHPASEILSTGASLLYPILLLFGAYIFIHGHLTPGGGFQGGVVIATGFLLLLLSQRVKKVNHTVMNLLESLSGAAYVGIGAAGLFLAGGFLDNRILPLGEFGRLFSAGAIPLIYVLVGLKVGTELSAILENMKGREPV, encoded by the coding sequence GTGATTAGTCGATGGATCGCCTTTATCGCTCTTATACTGACTGCCCTTGTACTGCTGCCTTTTGTCACCATGCCGGTGAGTGAAGAGCTGACAGAAACGGCTGCCTATTATCTGGAGAAGGGACCCGAAGAACTGGGTGCTGCCAATCTGGTCACTTCCATCATTGTGACCTACCGCGGCCTGGATACTCTGGGAGAAGTCGCTGTTCTGTTTTTTGCTACCACTGGTGTAGGCCTGCTTCTGGGGAAAATGGGGGCCAGGGAAGATAAAATCCATCCCGCTTCGGAAATCCTCAGTACAGGAGCCTCCCTGCTGTACCCTATTCTTCTGCTCTTCGGAGCTTATATTTTTATTCATGGTCATCTGACCCCGGGGGGCGGTTTCCAGGGCGGTGTTGTTATCGCCACGGGTTTCCTCCTGCTCCTCCTGTCTCAGAGAGTCAAGAAAGTGAATCACACAGTGATGAACCTCCTTGAATCCCTGTCGGGTGCCGCGTATGTGGGTATCGGAGCGGCCGGATTGTTTCTGGCCGGTGGATTTCTGGATAACCGGATTCTCCCTCTGGGCGAGTTCGGAAGGCTCTTTAGTGCCGGTGCCATTCCTCTGATCTATGTTCTGGTGGGACTGAAGGTCGGTACCGAGCTCTCGGCCATCCTCGAAAATATGAAAGGGAGGGAACCAGTATGA
- a CDS encoding sodium:proton antiporter produces the protein MSLNLIATLVGFALLIVGLWGILTRKSIIKMVIGFSIMDTGIHLVIVSLGYIQGRTAPIIDASATGDPVLTMVDPIPSALVLTAIVIGLAVTALMLSYAVRLYKATGTSQVQDIKELKW, from the coding sequence ATGAGTCTTAATCTGATAGCAACGCTTGTCGGTTTTGCTCTGCTTATTGTCGGACTCTGGGGAATCCTGACCCGCAAAAGCATTATCAAGATGGTCATCGGTTTTTCCATCATGGATACAGGGATTCACCTTGTGATTGTCTCTCTGGGATACATCCAAGGCAGGACTGCCCCTATCATCGATGCCTCGGCGACAGGAGATCCCGTGTTGACCATGGTTGATCCTATCCCTTCGGCTCTTGTCCTCACCGCCATCGTTATCGGACTGGCTGTCACCGCGTTGATGCTCAGCTATGCCGTACGCCTCTATAAGGCGACCGGAACCTCTCAGGTTCAGGATATAAAGGAGTTAAAATGGTAA